A single Triticum dicoccoides isolate Atlit2015 ecotype Zavitan chromosome 2A, WEW_v2.0, whole genome shotgun sequence DNA region contains:
- the LOC119354793 gene encoding probable pyridoxal 5'-phosphate synthase subunit PDX1.1 has protein sequence MASDGSGVVTVYGSGNNGAGTQLEPKSSPFSVKVGLAQMLRGGVIMDVVNAEQARIAEEAGACAVMALERVPADIRAQGGVARMSDPGLIREIKRAVTIPVMAKARIGHFVEAQILESIGVDYVDESEVLTLADDAHHINKHNFRVPFVCGCRNLGEALRRIREGAAMIRTKGEAGTGNVIEAVRHVRSVMGDVRALRSMDDDEVFTYAKSIAAPYDLVMQTKQLGRLPVVQFAAGGVATPADAALMMQLGCDGVFVGSGVFKSGDPARRARAIVQAVTHYSDPNVLAEVSCDLGEAMVGINLSDPKVERFAARSE, from the coding sequence ATGGCGTCCGACGGCAGCGGCGTTGTCACGGTGTACGGCAGCGGCAACAACGGCGCCGGTACGCAGCTCGAGCCCAAGTCGTCCCCGTTCTCTGTCAAGGTGGGCCTGGCCCAGATGCTCCGCGGCGGCGTCATCATGGACGTCGTCAACGCCGAGCAGGCGCGCATCGCCGAGGAGGCCGGCGCCTGCGCCGTCATGGCGCTCGAGCGCGTCCCCGCCGACATCCGCGCCCAGGGCGGCGTCGCACGCATGTCCGACCCGGGCCTCATCCGCGAAATCAAGCGCGCCGTCACCATCCCGGTCATGGCCAAGGCCCGCATCGGGCACTTCGTCGAGGCCCAGATCCTCGAGTCCATCGGCGTCGACTACGTGGACGAGAGCGAGGTCCTCACGCTCGCCGACGACGCCCACCACATCAACAAGCACAACTTCCGCGTCCCCTTCGTCTGCGGCTGCCGCAACCTGGGCGAGGCCCTCCGCCGCATCCGCGAGGGCGCCGCCATGATCCGTACCAAGGGCGAGGCCGGCACCGGCAATGTCATCGAGGCCGTCCGCCACGTCCGCTCCGTCATGGGCGACGTGCGTGCCCTCCGCAGCATGGACGATGACGAGGTATTCACCTATGCCAAGAGCATCGCCGCACCGTACGACCTCGTCATGCAGACCAAGCAGCTCGGCCGCCTGCCCGTCGTCCAGTTCGCCGCCGGCGGGGTCGCCACGCCGGCCGATGCGGCCCTCATGATGCAGCTCGGCTGCGACGGTGTCTTCGTCGGCTCCGGTGTCTTCAAGAGCGGCGACCCCGCGCGCCGCGCGCGCGCCATCGTGCAGGCCGTCACCCACTACAGCGACCCTAATGTGCTCGCCGAGGTGAGCTGCGACCTgggtgaggccatggtgggcatcaacCTCTCCGATCCCAAGGTCGAGCGCTTTGCGGCGCGCTCCGAGTGA